Proteins encoded in a region of the Streptomyces violaceoruber genome:
- a CDS encoding DoxX family membrane protein has product MTHGMRTDVHISPGSGGDWRDHAARYALLPLRIFLGVTFVYAGLDKLTDSAFMKDSGAGSVGDMMRTVRDSSAVPALVDLALKNPPGFGYAIALGELAVGIGTLLGLLTRLAALGGALISLSLWLTVSWASDPYYYGNDLAYLMAWLPLVLAGAPLLSLDALLRSRRRRRTGGYR; this is encoded by the coding sequence ATGACGCACGGTATGCGGACGGATGTGCACATCTCACCCGGGAGCGGGGGCGACTGGCGGGACCACGCCGCCCGGTACGCCCTTCTGCCCCTGCGGATCTTCCTCGGCGTCACCTTCGTCTACGCCGGTCTGGACAAGCTGACCGACAGCGCCTTCATGAAGGACTCCGGCGCCGGTTCCGTCGGCGACATGATGCGTACCGTGCGGGACTCCTCGGCCGTCCCCGCCCTGGTCGACCTCGCGCTGAAGAACCCGCCCGGTTTCGGGTACGCCATCGCGCTGGGCGAGCTGGCCGTCGGCATCGGCACCCTGCTCGGGCTGCTCACGCGCCTGGCGGCGCTGGGCGGTGCCCTGATCTCGCTCAGCCTGTGGCTGACCGTCAGCTGGGCCTCCGACCCCTACTACTACGGCAACGACCTCGCCTATCTGATGGCCTGGCTCCCCCTCGTCCTCGCGGGCGCCCCGCTGCTGTCCCTGGACGCCCTGCTGCGCTCCCGGCGCAGGCGGCGGACGGGCGGGTACCGCTAG